One window of Colius striatus isolate bColStr4 chromosome 16, bColStr4.1.hap1, whole genome shotgun sequence genomic DNA carries:
- the DNAJC5 gene encoding dnaJ homolog subfamily C member 5 yields MADQRQRSLSTSGESLYHVLGLDKNATSDDIKKSYRKLALKYHPDKNPDNPEAAEKFKEINNAHAILTDATKRNIYDKYGSLGLYVAEQFGEENVNTYFVLSSWWAKALFVFCGLITGCYCCCCLCCCCNCCCGKCKPKPPEGEEQDFYVSPEDLEAQLQSDEREASDAPIVIQPASATETTQLTADSHPSYHTDGFN; encoded by the exons ATGGCAGACCAGAGGCAACGCTCGCTCTCTACCTCCGGAGAATCCTTGTACCACGTGCTAGGCTTGGACAAGAACGCCACTTCAGATGACATCAAAAAGTCATACAG GAAATTGGCATTGAAATACCATCCTGATAAAAACCCTGATAAtccagaggcagcagaaaagTTCAAAGAGATCAACAATGCCCATGCAATACTGACAGATGCCACAAAGAGAAACATCTACGACAAGTACGGTTCCCTGGGGCTCTACGTGGCTGAGCAGTTCGGCGAAGAGAACGTCAACACGTACTTCGTGCTGTCCAGCTGGTGGGCAAAG gCCTTGTTTGTGTTCTGTGGGCTCATCACaggctgctactgctgctgctgtctgtgctgctgctgtaatTGTTGCTGTGGGAAGTGTAAACCTAAACCTCCTGAAGGCGAAGAGCAGGACTTCTACGTCTCTCCAGAGGACTTGGAGGCACAGTTGCAGTCAGATGAAAGGG AGGCCTCAGATGCACCTATTGTGATACAGCCAGCATCAGCCACAGAGACGACCCAGCTCACGGCCGACTCGCACCCCAGCTACCACACCGATGGATTTAACTAA
- the LOC133626896 gene encoding corticoliberin-like, whose protein sequence is MRVRMISAASVLVLLFLPSETCSSLQWPWAPSRRLTLAPQPTWESWPGTSRPLVPSAGPVPQRLCHLRGPEPTPAPRTRRGLPSGKRREGKPNSLDLTFHLLREFLEMSREERLAQKALSNKLLLQSIGK, encoded by the coding sequence ATGCGGGTCAGGATGATTTCGGCTGCCTCCGTCCTCGTCCTGCTCTTCCTTCCCTCGGAGACCTGCTCGTCCCTGCAGTGGCCCTGGGCCCCATCCCGCAGGCTGACCCTGGCCCCCCAGcccacctgggagtcctggccGGGAACCTCGCGACCCCTGGTCCCCTCTGCAGGCCCAGTGCCCCAAAGACTGTGCCACCTCCGTGGGCCAGAGCCCACCCCGGCCCCCCGTACCCGCCGGGGGCTTCCAAGCGGGAAGAGGCGAGAGGGGAAACCCAACTCGTTGGATCTCACCTTCCACCTCCTGCGCGAGTTCCTGGAGATGTCCCGGGAGGAGAGACTGGCCCAGAAGGCTCTCAGCAATAAGCTCTTGCTGCAGAGTATAGGGAAATGA